The following nucleotide sequence is from Oryzias melastigma strain HK-1 linkage group LG3, ASM292280v2, whole genome shotgun sequence.
tcaaaacaattgtctggtgtttacacttttttcagGAATTTTGCTTACATTTTAATTGAGCTCAAATTTGCACACATTTCTGAGGTGGGAAAAAGCCTTAGTTACATTCATCTGGTTGACCTAGCAGCACCCCTACTGGCTGGTAACAAGAGAAAGATCCTGATTCGTTTACCAGTTAAGTTAATTGAACACAGGTCCATGACTGTAGAGCACAAGTCCACTTGGATGAGCTGCTAATCCAAAATATCCAGGGAGTTTGTGGTCTTCGGTCTCTTACTTGGTGAAAGTTTCATGACTTTGGTTTTTCTTAGAGCTAAAATGAAGTagagaaagatgaaaaaacctgcaggaggcaaaaaagaaataaagtttatgaactCGTACAGGAGGAATTATGTCATTGATCTACATGTAAGGCATTGCAAGACCAATACTTGCATAACAGATGTATGATTTGtggaaatgtgttgttttaaaaacatttgagaagAAATGGAGATTGGTTTATGCATTTACTGTGATTACCGTCTAAGAACATCATATTTGATCAACACGAGTTTCACCTGCTGTCTACTTGACATCAGATTTTGGTTTTTACTACCACACAGTTTTATTCTGCTTAACAGGAGCTCTGTCACAATGTGTGTAAAGGCTtatctcaaatattagctcagaTTATCAGAGGTTAAAGATAGTTAATTGTTTAATAACCTAATGCATTGATAGAAGTACACAAAAAACTGTTGAATTTGtaagaaaaaccaaaacataaccTGTACATGTCAGTACATAAAATTTGAACCGGTCCACACCTTGTAGTGAGTTTAAAATGCAGAAGAGGTAGAGGCCAGGAGTGGTCAGATGACCAAACGAGAAGAAGATGAGTCCCCAGGTGATCCCCAGCAGAGTGAAGAGGACCAGCACGGTGGACACGTTCTGCTTGAATCCTCTCCAGTCTTTCTGCCTGAACTGATCAACCAAATataatcaaaacacaaacaatacaTTTGCTGTACTGTGATACTGATATCTAGGACGATCACTGCAAAGAAAGTTCTTTCATGTACTCTTTAAAAGGACCacaatgatttttattgaaagttatttgagactaatgataaaaaagtaaaatatcacatttttatcGGATCACAGCCCTCCAGGGTAATTCATTGTGAGccatttgttatttatttgtttgtgtcagGATGCAAGCTTCTGTTTCTCCctttgaccaccagagggagccgtCCCCTGAGTATTGACCGTCACCTGAGCCATTTCACTTGCCTGCTATTAAAGCCTGTTGCACGTGGATCTAGACGCCTTCGCCTCTTCGTCACTTTGTCTACGTTCTTCAATTAATATGAAATTTTAATCGCTGttttttgaagagaaaaatgcttcacATTGAAGCTAAATTGACTAACCCATTCaatataaactgtttttatactgtattttttaaatagaattatttatattttttcaagctTGAATAATGTTGAACAAACTGAATTAGAACAACTGTAATTAATTTACCTAATTTTATCTGTCCTGCATTGAGGATGTGTCTCTTTGAAGCAACCTTGATTGAGACATACCCTCTTGACTACCCACcacaggaaaaaggaaaaatgagtcaatttttctaaaaaatctaCCATTAACTACAACTTCCAGGGCCCCACCCCTTTACATTTAGTATAAgcaaaaaaccccaaatgtcTCTGTCGACAATAAAAGGAGTTAACTCAGTTGTATGAAGGGCTTGGAAAATATTCTGGTTTAGAAATGGCtacaaagaacacatttttcatggGTGGTAGTCTGGAGGGTGgatgtattttcaaaaataaggaCTTGGACATGAAACTTTGATACAAGTATCTCGTGTGAGACTTGAGAGTTCACTTCAAATTTGACCTCATGACTCAAATTTTGGAACTTGTCAGTGatatttgttcttattttttagttGTAAGACTTCACTGTcaggtctaaaaataaaaaagctctcTTAAAGATTTGGTGTTGGGAAGCAGAAACACCAACTGCATCACCAAAAGTGGTTTAAGTTAGATcaatttgtaacaaaaaaatatcaatttgaacacaattttttttagatttgatgcTTGAATCAGATTTAAAATCATAGACTTGAGATGACTTAAATGCTAAGATTTAATACTTGACTTggatttacaaaacaaaacttctgaGCATCTCTGCTACATCTGAGCGTATTCAATACGATCCTATAAAAATAACCTTTATATGAAACAAGGAGAGATGTGAAGAACATAAAAGTCTAACTTCAAAATCATGCAGTTagtaaatgatcaaaaataatttgaaaatatttccctAATTTGTGGCACTTACCTCTTTCTGACAGCAGTTTGGCATCATATTTCTGACTGTTACCGAAAACACAGCCGTGACAAAGAGGAACATCAGACCAAACACTCCCACTGTGGTCACCCACTTTACTTTGTCATCAGTTATGTAGCATCTGCAAATAAAGGAGCACAGAGAGCTATTATAACTTCATAATGTATAATATTGAAATGATTTTCGTTCTTTTAAATTGGAAACCTCTGGGCTTAAACTACCactccaaatatattttttctattgtaaaattattcctactggtcttttatttatgattatgatgtttttagcctaaatcagaAAGttcgtgttgtttttttaagacatattttcagcGGCGCAGCAGAAACTCAATAGAAAAATGATTCTGGTTTGAAGGTGAGACTGTTAGCATGGAAGTTAGcattcatttgtttacactctgtcccGCAAGCTCACActtcacaagcccaagctaacattagcgtaacaaaaagaaaaagtacacAAGCAAAATCTGAGCtattcagctgtacagtttgaagCCAGACGGcatctcagacgaggaaaataaaaacgttaATGGATATATTTAAGTTGATGCTTCAGATTCGAGCAGATACACAatcctgagctttttcaagcatccagttttcatctgctccaacataatttgaataaagaaatactcagaaatgtagtttagTCTTAAATTAGTTCAAACATTTCCTCCATAATGAGAAGAAAATGCGACAAGAACAcgttttaaaacaccaaaatcatgattttcataggaatgggtctttaaagtccaTGTCGTTGCTGTTTTTAgatagaaaatgttaaaaatttagttgTACTATCATAAAATGTAACACACTTCGGtgtctaaaatctttttttctggcGTTTGACCCATCTCCAGTCACAGCCGTGCTTGAGAACCAGTTGGTAGTCAACCCTTTAGCACCCGAGTCGTCGTTGGTGATGCTTGAACAcgaaatctttaacatactgttgaaacattacaataaacaaagaacaagaacactggagctctggagttaaagggttaacaaccAATTATTGCTTAGTGTCAAGCAGGGACACATTGggttccatttttagagtctttgataTGACTTAACTGTGAATTTAAACTCATGACCTTCAAGTCTCAAGGCGGACGCTCTACCACTGGGCCACTGAGATGATTTACAACAAGAGTTCAAGAACTTATAGTCAAAGACAGCAAAAAAAgttggttaaaaacaaagccaacgacatgtggatcttttaaaatgttactaataaaaacaaatatttttcagtgaCTTAGAACTTTGACTTCCTTGTTGATTCtgctgaaataataataaaaaataacaaaaacagcctTTAAACTTGAAGTAATTTAGGGATAGTTTTTCTTACATTGCAGTACTACTGGAGTTTGAAGAATCCACGAAAGTATATCTGCCATAAAAGTCTTTGTTGATTGACAGCAAAACCGACACGATGACTGCTGGAACACCTGAAACACAAAAGCCAAACAAAGAACTTCAAGTGAAATGTACACATCAAACATGTCCCCTTTGACAACACTCACCCCATCCCACCACGCTGATTTTCAACATGTATCTATTGATGTGGATGTTGAAGACTTTAACGATGAGAAGGTAGAGGTGGAACCCCTCCAAGCCCATCCAGCAGAAAGTGGCCAACAGAGAGTAGTGGATAGCGAGAGCCACGTAACAACAAAGGCCTGGAGAGGAGGATTCTGCAGCCATCTCAGTGGTGAGGAAATGCAGGTTGAGGAGGATCAAGGCGATTGCAAGACGGATGTGGATCTTTGTAGAATCATCGACTTTAATTTTGCTATTGGGCAGAGAAGATGTGATCCAAGGTAAACGACGGTTATTAAACACAATATTTCAAACAAATCTCACTGGATTCCAATAAATATATCTAACAGAAAAGAGTCTGGTACCTgctggtgaagaagatgaaaactGTGACCAcaagaaaaaacagagaaatactGCAGCCAATCTCCGTGATCTTTGACAATATCAGCTGGTCGGTGGAGGACAGAGAAGAGGATACCTGCAGGGAAATACATTTGAATTCGTATCCATTTAGTGGTCATCAGAGCTACAAATGTAACCAAATCCACCGTTAAGTCAGACCAAAACCAAGAAGGAGTCAGAGTATCCAGCAGTTTTCTAATGACATTGTACACCTAATAAGTAATACCTTGGGCTTCTAAGTGTACAGCCCTCTTCAAAGAGGGCCAAGTCTTCCTTTATGTTATCATGTCTTATGATTACTGTAAAAACTTGGAAAAGTTCAAAACACTTTTCCCTTTCTTACATACGCCTGCTTGTGTTGCTTTGCGTTTCATACATCGAcatgatcatttatttattttttttttttgggggataCCTCTCAAGAAATTAATAGTAAATGGAGAACAGTTTTTCTTTGGTTGACTTCTTAAAGACAAACCTTTAAAATGAACAGAGGACAGCCAAGACATAACGTGTTATCTAAATCTAATAATCTAAATCAGAAAGTGTTTTGTTCTATATTCATATTTGTCATAAAAGATGTGAACAAGAACTATGGAGGGTTTCTGCATCAGCATGTAGACAGAAAGAATGAAACTCCAGTATTTGTGTAGGacgtaaaaaagaaatatctaaAATTATCAAATTTCCCAATAGCTGTGGctgtaaaaatattgttaaagtgGGTATTGAGTATTGAGCTTCGCTCACTCAAACAagcttgaatttttttaacagttctgCTATAATTATCcctttttgtgacaaaaaataactataacacttttttttgtttaccaattttttttccaataaatgaaataatcaaTTGTTAACAACAATTTTTAGCTATGTTATCAaacaaatttgacaattttaaagcattttattgaaaacaacaaatccagtcttACCATGAGAATTCCAAAGTATGTAAGATGATCACAAGAGCAGATCACCTGATCCTGACCGTACTCCCACTATGTCAGGCAGCCCTCTGTGCTCAACGCTGATGATGACACATTTATATtgtaaatacaattaaaatacaCCGATTATGACAATTTCATACGACTATGAATAGCCGTAttcatggatttatttcaagtaaataTTCTTTTTGGTCACTCACCTTGACTTGTGTTGTTAAGGAACACACATTGAGGTCTTGTGGTTTGCTGTgaggaaaaggcaaaaaaaggtTACATAGACTTAAAATAGTGTATTTAGCTAAAACTATTTTAGTGTGGAACTAGCtctaacataaagctaaaagaaaGTTATCatcatacatttacatttcaaatttaaattatttgaatttcATCAGATTTTATAAAAGCTTATTGTCCCTTTAGTAATTTGATTTCAATTTGTCTTGAAGTTCAGTCATAGCAACTGGACTTAATGATCTTCCtccttcaaatgttttgttgctcatccaagtggcttcatGCAACATGGATGAGCAGCAAAACAAGTTCTAATTGgtttttaacaatatttgaAAAGCCACTGCTCGATTAGTTTCATCACATTTTCTTCTGGCAGCATTTGCTGTTATTGACGTgctatatataaataaagatgctCTGCTGATGATTCAAGTATATTAATTAAGAAGATTCTAAGAAGTACTTACATTCAGTCCTGCTGAAGAACTCATGCTAATGTTGACACGGTTCTTAAGTCCAGTGATTCGTCTGTTTCTCACACTCAGGCCAACCAGTCGGTTTTCATTCAATTCAGGGAGATTCTTCTACAAAGAAAAGAGCTAATCAGAAATGCTTAGAGTTTTATAAATACTATTTTCAGCCAAAACACAATTGTTAGTTACTGTTATTATGATGTGAATACCATAATTTG
It contains:
- the LOC112160297 gene encoding adhesion G-protein coupled receptor G2-like; amino-acid sequence: MVSSSLSSTDQLILSKITEIGCSISLFFLVVTVFIFFTSSKIKVDDSTKIHIRLAIALILLNLHFLTTEMAAESSSPGLCCYVALAIHYSLLATFCWMGLEGFHLYLLIVKVFNIHINRYMLKISVVGWGVPAVIVSVLLSINKDFYGRYTFVDSSNSSSTAICYITDDKVKWVTTVGVFGLMFLFVTAVFSVTVRNMMPNCCQKEFRQKDWRGFKQNVSTVLVLFTLLGITWGLIFFSFGHLTTPGLYLFCILNSLQGFFIFLYFILALRKTKVMKLSPSKRPKTTNSLDILD